Sequence from the Corallococcus soli genome:
CACGCGAGCAGCTCCCCGTACCAGCGCATCATCGTCACGCGCGGCAAGCGGGGCTTCTCGCTGTTCCTCAACGGCAACCTCCAGTTCGCCAGCATCGACGAGTACCGCTACCACGAGCCCCTGGTGCACCCGGCCATGGGGCGGGCCCGGAAGGTGGAGCACGTCCTCATCCTGGGCGGCGGTGACGGGCTCGCGGCGCGCGAGGTGCTGCGCTACCCGGAGGTGAAGTCCGTCACGCTGGTGGACCTGGACCCCGCCATCACGCAGCTGGCCACGGGCTACAAGGAGCTGGCGGTGCTCAACGGGCACGCGCTGACGCACCCGAAGGTGCGCGTCATCAACACGGACGCGATGCAGTTCCTCACCGAGGGCACGGGCACCTGGGACGTGGTGGTGGTGGACTTCCCGGACCCGAACAACTTCGCGCTGGGCAAGCTGTACACGACGGGCTTCTACAAGATCTTGAAGAAGCGCCTGGCGCCGGACGGGGTGGCGGTCATCCAGAGCACCAGCCCCCTGTTCGCGCGGCGCTCGTTCTGGTGCGTGGAGACCACGCTGAAGGCCGCGGGCTTCTGGACGCAGCCGTACCACGCGCTGGTGCCGTCCTTCGGCGAGTGGGGCTATGTGATGGTGGCGCTGGAGCCGCCCGGCCGTCACCGCCCGCTGCCGGAGGGGCTGCTGTTCCTGGATGAGCACACGCTGGAGGCCCTGACGCGCTTCCCTCCGGACATGGCGCCCCTGCCGGCGGAGGTGAACCGGCTGAACAACCAGGTGCTGGTGCACTACTACGAAGAGGAATGGCGTCGGTGGAACTGACGCGGCGGGAGCTGGTGGCCGCGTTCCTGGGCGCCTCCGTGGCAAGCGCCTGCCAGCGCTCGCGGGCCCCTCGCGCGACGGTGCCGGGCGCCATCGTGGACCGCGCGGTGGACACCGGCCACAAGCTCCGGGGCGGGCCGCTGCCGCGCGCGCAGGCCTTCGAAGCCGTGGACGTGCTGATTGTCGGCGCGGGCGCGGCCGGGCTCTCCGCCGCGTGGCGCCTGGCCGGCGCGGGCGTGAAGGACGTGCGCGTCGTGGAGCTGGAGGCGGAGGCCGGCGGCACGTCGCGCTCCGGCAGGAACGGCGTGTCCGCGTACCCGTGGGGCGCGCACTACCTGCCGTCGCCCTTAGAGGACAAGGGGCCGGTGATGCGCCTGCTGCGGGAGATGGACGCCGTCACCGGCGTGGACGCGCAGGGCCACCCGTCGTTCGCGGAGGAGCTGCTCATCCAGGAGCCCGACGAGCGGCTCTTCTACCGGGGCCACTGGTACGAAGGGCTGTACCTGCGCGCGGGCGCGAGCGGGCAGGACCTGGAGGAGTTGGAGCGCTTCGACGCGAAGATGAACGCCTTCGCCGCCGCGCGCGACGCGAAGGGGCGCAAGGCGTTCGCGGTGCCGGTGGCGCTCTCCAGCGACGACGCGGAGTGGACGGCGCTGGACGCGCTGAGCATGGCGCGGTGGCTGGAGGCGGAGGGCTTCCAGTCGCCCCGGCTCAAGTGGTTCGTGGACTACGCGTGCCGCGACGACTACGGCACCACCAGCGAGCACGTCTCCGCCTGGGCGGGCATCTGGTACTTCGCCGCGCGGCAGAACGGGCAGGGCGAGAGGAGCGACGGGTTCCTGTCCTGGCCGGAGGGCAATGGCCGGCTGGTGCGGCAGCTCTTGTCGTCGCTGGGCCCGCGTCAGGTGGAGCCGAACGTGCTGGTCCACACGGTGGAGCCGGGGGAGGGCGGCTGCCGCGTGCACGCGCTGGATGCGCGCACCGGAGCGCCCCGCGCCTTCCAGGCCCGGCAGGTGGTGCTGGCGTGTCCCCGCTTCGTCGCCGCGCACGTGGTGGCGCCGTGGCGCCAGGCGCGGCCCGCGTGGATGGACGCCTTCGTGTACAGCCCGTGGGTGGTGGCGAACCTCACGCTGTCGGGGCCGCCCGCGTCGCGGGGCTTCCCGCTGGCCTGGGACAACGTCCTCTATGAGAGCCGGAGCCTGGGTTACGTGGTGGCCACGCACCAGTCGCTGCGCCAGGACGAGCGCGGGCCCACGGTGCTCACGTGGTACCTGCCCATGGCCGGCGAGGACGTGAAGGCGGAGCGCACCCGGGCGCTCGCCGCCACGTACGCGGACTGGGAGGCGCTGGTGATGGCGGACCTGCTGCCGGCGCACCCGGGCGTGGGCGCGCTCACGCAGCGGCTGGAGGTGCAGCGCTGGGGGCACGCGATGATCCGCCCCGCGCCGGGCTTCCTCTGGGGCGAGGCGCGCAGGGCGGCCGGGGAGAGCCTGGGGCGGCACCTGCACTTCGCGCACACGGACCTGGGCGGCATGGCCCTGTTCGAGGAGGCCAACTGGTTTGGCGTGCGCGCGGCGGAGCGGATATTGGCGGAAATGGGATACAGCTCCGCCAGTTGGTTGTAGCCGCCGTTTCGGGAAGGGATGGGCCCATGCTGGACAAGCGCATCAGCCGTTCGGAGTTCCTGGCACTCAGCAGCCTGCTCGCGGGCTCCACGCTGTTCCCGTCGCGGGGCGACGCGGCCCCGGACGGCGGCGTGGCCCCGGTGCGCGGGGCCGGGAAGCCGGCCTCCGCCCGGCCTCCGGATGGCGGGGTGACGGCCTCCGCGCCGCCGTCCCAGGCGGAGCACGCCTGGCTGCGGCGGGGCTGCACCGCGTCGCTGGCCGCGGGCTCCACGGCGGAGGACGGCGCGGAGTACGTGCGCATCGGCGAATGGATGCAGCGCCAGAAGCTGTCCAGCGACGTGTACGGCAGCGGCGACTTCGTGCAGGCGTTCGAGAAGCGCGTCGCGGACCTGCTCGGCTTCGAGGACGCGTGCTTCATGCCCACCGGCACCATGGGGCAGCTCATCGCGCTGCGCATCCAGGCGGACGCGAGCGGCGTGCGGACCGTGGGCGTGCACCCGTCGTCACACCACGTGCTGCACGAGGACGACAGCTACGCGGTGCTGCACCAGCTGCGCGCCGTGTACCTGGGGCCGTGGACGCGGCCGCTGCTGGCGGAGGACGTGGCCCAGGCGAAGGAGGCGCTGGGCACCGTCAGCGTGGAGCTGCCGGTGCGGTGGCTGGGCGGCCAGCTCCCGACGTGGGAGCAGCTCACCGCGCTCAAGCGCGCCTGCCGCGAGCGCAAGGTGAAGCTGCACATGGACGGCGCGCGGCTGTGGGAGAGCCAGCCCTTCTATGGCCGCTCCTACGCGGACATCTGCAGGGGCTTCGACTCCGTCTACGTGTCCTTCTACAAGCAGGTGGGCGGCATTGGCGGCGCGATGCTGGTGGGCGGCCGCGACTTCATCCGGGAGTCGCGCGTGTGGCGCCACCGGCACGGCGGCAACCTGTACCAGCTGGCGCCCTACGTGGCCTCCGCCGCCATGCGCCTGGACCCGGCGCTGGCCGCCATCCCGGGGTACGTCAAGCGCGCGAAGGCCCTCACCGCGCTCCTGGCGGCGGACCCCCGCGTCACCGTGCTGCCGCAGCCGGTGCAGACGAACATGTTCCACGTGTTCCTGCGCGGCTCGCCCGGGGCGTACACCCGCCAGCGCGACCGCATCGCGCGCGAGGACAAGGTGTGGGTGGCGGGCGGCTTCGGACAGACGCGCGTGCCTGGCGTCGTGTCCACGGAGCTCCAAGTGGGCGAGGGGCTCGGGAGCCTGGGCGACGCCGAAGCGGCCCGGGCCTTCCTGCGCCTGCTCGACGCGAGCTGACCTGTGGACGGCGCCGCCGGTGCCCAAAGGCAGACACCGGCGGGAGGTGAAACAGAGACAGCGTCCGTCAGGCCGCCTTCTTGATGCTGTACTGCGGCTCCTGCTCCTGGTCCTTGAGGAAGAACTCGGAGTCCAGCAGCATCCCGATGCCGCCCTTGTCGTTGTAGAAGGCGATGGGGCCGTGCGCGGTGAAGTGCACCATCGACTCCTCCAGCGCGGTGGTGGCGGGGTGCTCGGCGCCCAGCGGCTCGAACTCGTAGTCGCCCGGGCGGGTGATGCCCATGCGGTCCTGCGTCGAGCCGGAGAGGATGAAGATCTCCGCCGGGCCCAGGTGACGGTGCGGCGCGAAGACGGCGCCCTTCTCCATCTTGAGGATGGCGCTCCACACGCCCGTCTCCGCGCTCACGCGCAGCAGGCGGTAGGAGGTTCCAGGGCCCAGGGGCTTCCACTCCAGCTCCGCGGTATGCACCAGGACATCCATCATCTTTCCGGACATGACATCCTCCACGATCGGCGCTGCGTGTGTTGCTTTACCCATGATAACGCCCAACATGGAATTCCTTGCAAGTTTGTCTCATGCACAAGGTTGTCACGTTTAACGCATTGCCCTCTGTCAGACCGGAGGGCGGAAGTTTCCACGATGACTGTTCAATGAGGACGCTCAGGGTCGCATTTTCTGATCAGACAGAAAGTGGGGTGGGGCGCGGACCCGCGTGGAAACCCGCAGGCGGGAGGAAGTGTCACCGCCCGCCTTCGTCCTCCAGGTGTGGCTCCGCGCTCGCATCCGCTTTCGCGTCGTAGGCCCTGCGCGCCGCCTCCACCTGCTCACGGTGCGCGAGCGCCCAGTGCGCCAGCGCGTTGAGGGGCGTCAGCACGTCGCGCCCCATCTCCGTGAGCGCGTAGTCCACCCGGGGTGGGATGGTGGGCGTCACGGTGCGCGTCAGGTAGCCGTCGCGCTCCAGCCCGCGCAGCGTGGCCGTCAGCATCTTCTGGGACACCGTGCCAATGGTCCGGCGCAGCTCGCTGAAGCGGTGGCTGCGCTCCGACAGCAGGACGATGACGAGCACCGACCACTTGTCGCCAATGCGGCCCAGCACGTTGCCGACCGAGCGGCAGACGTCGGAGGGGATGTCGAGGTGACCGAGTTTCATCCAGGTGCCTTCTTGAAGTGCGAGAGGGTTCCCAACATATACCCACTCTCCTTTTGAAACCTGCTCTCCCAAGGGCAGGACGAGGTGGGTGACGCATGCGCGAAGGTTTGAAGGACGACGTGGTGCTGGTGACGGGAGGGTCGGGCTACCTGGGGGGTTGGACGGTCGTCGCGCTGCTGGAGCAGGGCTACCGGGTCCGGACGACGGTGCGGAGCCTGGCCCGGGAGGCGCAGGTGCGGGCCGACGTCGCCCGGCGGGTGGAGGCGGGGGACCGGCTCTCCTTCTTCGCCGCGGACCTGCTGGCGGACGCGGGCTGGGAGCGGGCGGCGGACGGCGCGCGGTACATCCTGCATGTCGCATCCCCCATGGGCGTGGGGGAGTTCAAGTCCCAGGACCTCATCCGCCCGGCGCGCGAGGGCACGCTGCGGGTGCTGAAGGCCGGCGCGAAGGCAGGGGTGGAGCGGGTGGTGCTGACGTCGTCGCTCCAGGCCGCGCTGCCGCCGCCCGACCCCTCCCCGGACGCGCCCGCGACCGACGAGAGCGTCTGGACCGACCTGTCCTCGAAGGATGGGACGCAGTACACGCGGGCGAAGACGCAGGCGGAGCAGGACGCCTGGGCGTTCGTGCGACAGGGCGGCGCCGGGGCCATGACGCTCGCCACCGTGCTCCCGTCCGTCATCCTGGGGCCGGTGATGGGCCGGGACGTCTCCGGCTCGCTGGAGTTGGTGGCGCGGATGCTGAAGGGACAGCTGTCCCACCTGCCCCGGATGGGCTTCAGCGTCGTGGACGTCCGCGACCTGGTGGACCTGCACCTGAGGGTGATGACGGCGCCCGGGGCCGCGGGCGAGCGCTTCGCGGGGAGCGGTGACTTCCTCTGGATGACGGACATGGCCCGCGTGCTGCGCGAACACCTGGGCGCGCGGGCGGCGAAGGTGTCGACGAAGACGGCGCCAGACTTCCTGGTGCGGTTCGGGGCGCTGTTCAACGCGGAGGTCCGCCAGCTCACGCCCAACCTGGGCCTGCGGAGGACGTTCTCCACCGCGAAGGCTGAGCGGCTGCTGGGCTGGCGGGCACGTCCGGCGGTGGAGGCGCTGGTGGCCAGCGCGGAGGGCCTGCTGCGCGAAGGCCTGGTGTGAGGCTTCGCGCGGCGCGCGCCCCCGGACGCGTGCTCCTGGACGGTCGGAGGTTGCTATCCTCCCGGGCCTGATGCCCCGCCTCCTCGCGCCCACGCAGGCCTGGCTGTTCGGCCCATCCGTGGACCTCGCCGTGTTCGCTGGCAGCGCGCTCGCGTCCGTCGCGTTCGTGCTGGCCGCGCCGTGGCTGGGCGCGGTGGGGGACACGCCGGCGTGGGCGTGGCTGCTGTTCGTGGTGGGCGTGGACGTGGCGCACGTCTGGTCCACGCTGTTCCGCACGTACCTGGACGGCGAGGAGGTGGAGCGCCGTCCGGGCCTCTACGTGGGCGCGCCGCTCGCCGCGTACGCG
This genomic interval carries:
- a CDS encoding FAD-dependent oxidoreductase — its product is MASVELTRRELVAAFLGASVASACQRSRAPRATVPGAIVDRAVDTGHKLRGGPLPRAQAFEAVDVLIVGAGAAGLSAAWRLAGAGVKDVRVVELEAEAGGTSRSGRNGVSAYPWGAHYLPSPLEDKGPVMRLLREMDAVTGVDAQGHPSFAEELLIQEPDERLFYRGHWYEGLYLRAGASGQDLEELERFDAKMNAFAAARDAKGRKAFAVPVALSSDDAEWTALDALSMARWLEAEGFQSPRLKWFVDYACRDDYGTTSEHVSAWAGIWYFAARQNGQGERSDGFLSWPEGNGRLVRQLLSSLGPRQVEPNVLVHTVEPGEGGCRVHALDARTGAPRAFQARQVVLACPRFVAAHVVAPWRQARPAWMDAFVYSPWVVANLTLSGPPASRGFPLAWDNVLYESRSLGYVVATHQSLRQDERGPTVLTWYLPMAGEDVKAERTRALAATYADWEALVMADLLPAHPGVGALTQRLEVQRWGHAMIRPAPGFLWGEARRAAGESLGRHLHFAHTDLGGMALFEEANWFGVRAAERILAEMGYSSASWL
- a CDS encoding cupin domain-containing protein, with translation MSGKMMDVLVHTAELEWKPLGPGTSYRLLRVSAETGVWSAILKMEKGAVFAPHRHLGPAEIFILSGSTQDRMGITRPGDYEFEPLGAEHPATTALEESMVHFTAHGPIAFYNDKGGIGMLLDSEFFLKDQEQEPQYSIKKAA
- a CDS encoding winged helix-turn-helix transcriptional regulator; its protein translation is MKLGHLDIPSDVCRSVGNVLGRIGDKWSVLVIVLLSERSHRFSELRRTIGTVSQKMLTATLRGLERDGYLTRTVTPTIPPRVDYALTEMGRDVLTPLNALAHWALAHREQVEAARRAYDAKADASAEPHLEDEGGR
- a CDS encoding NAD-dependent epimerase/dehydratase family protein, which gives rise to MREGLKDDVVLVTGGSGYLGGWTVVALLEQGYRVRTTVRSLAREAQVRADVARRVEAGDRLSFFAADLLADAGWERAADGARYILHVASPMGVGEFKSQDLIRPAREGTLRVLKAGAKAGVERVVLTSSLQAALPPPDPSPDAPATDESVWTDLSSKDGTQYTRAKTQAEQDAWAFVRQGGAGAMTLATVLPSVILGPVMGRDVSGSLELVARMLKGQLSHLPRMGFSVVDVRDLVDLHLRVMTAPGAAGERFAGSGDFLWMTDMARVLREHLGARAAKVSTKTAPDFLVRFGALFNAEVRQLTPNLGLRRTFSTAKAERLLGWRARPAVEALVASAEGLLREGLV
- a CDS encoding polyamine aminopropyltransferase, with protein sequence MNKTLLFLTVLVIATCGLIYELIVGTLASYLLGDSITQFSTVIGGYLFAMGIGSYLSRFVERGVAQRFVEIELAVALFGGLCAPMLFLTFTLTSVFPVVLYGTVLLIGTLVGLEIPLLLRILQDQLKFKDLVSQVLTFDYLGALAASVAFPLLLVPKLGLVRTSLLFGLLNAAVGLWSTWLLAPVLANPLRLRIKAVLLCMGLLVCFAMGDRLNTFYEDQLYADEVVHASSSPYQRIIVTRGKRGFSLFLNGNLQFASIDEYRYHEPLVHPAMGRARKVEHVLILGGGDGLAAREVLRYPEVKSVTLVDLDPAITQLATGYKELAVLNGHALTHPKVRVINTDAMQFLTEGTGTWDVVVVDFPDPNNFALGKLYTTGFYKILKKRLAPDGVAVIQSTSPLFARRSFWCVETTLKAAGFWTQPYHALVPSFGEWGYVMVALEPPGRHRPLPEGLLFLDEHTLEALTRFPPDMAPLPAEVNRLNNQVLVHYYEEEWRRWN
- a CDS encoding threonine aldolase family protein; amino-acid sequence: MLDKRISRSEFLALSSLLAGSTLFPSRGDAAPDGGVAPVRGAGKPASARPPDGGVTASAPPSQAEHAWLRRGCTASLAAGSTAEDGAEYVRIGEWMQRQKLSSDVYGSGDFVQAFEKRVADLLGFEDACFMPTGTMGQLIALRIQADASGVRTVGVHPSSHHVLHEDDSYAVLHQLRAVYLGPWTRPLLAEDVAQAKEALGTVSVELPVRWLGGQLPTWEQLTALKRACRERKVKLHMDGARLWESQPFYGRSYADICRGFDSVYVSFYKQVGGIGGAMLVGGRDFIRESRVWRHRHGGNLYQLAPYVASAAMRLDPALAAIPGYVKRAKALTALLAADPRVTVLPQPVQTNMFHVFLRGSPGAYTRQRDRIAREDKVWVAGGFGQTRVPGVVSTELQVGEGLGSLGDAEAARAFLRLLDAS